The Drosophila bipectinata strain 14024-0381.07 chromosome 2L, DbipHiC1v2, whole genome shotgun sequence genome has a segment encoding these proteins:
- the LOC108126617 gene encoding uncharacterized protein isoform X1, whose protein sequence is MKASFLILNLLVALFLVKMVMPEVEFKNIICTSLDKTFSDFEYCFLKSINRTYKYFSLKVNLFKVPITKVKINLGLYKRLNGYKPFLYNVTLDACKFLKNKKSQPVALYFYEFFRSFSNMNHSCPYDHDLVLEKLSTEIFYHRFTKILPFPDGDYMFQMYWFAYDINRAVFQIYFTKEG, encoded by the exons ATGAAAGCTTcgttcttaattttaaatttgttagtggcattatttttggtaaaaatg GTAATGCCTGAGGTGGAGTTTAAGAACATAATCTGCACTTCCCTGGATAAgacattttctgattttgaatATTGTTTTCTGAAATCGATAAACAGAACTTACAAATACTTTTCCCTAAAAGTCAATCTCTTCAAAGTTCCAATCACCAAAGTTAAG ATCAACTTGGGACTGTACAAGCGATTAAATGGGTATAAGCCCTTCCTCTACAATGTGACATTGGACGCCTGTAAAtttctcaaaaataaaaaatcccaACCTGTGGCTCTATATTTTTATGAGTTCTTCAGGAGTTTCTCCAACATGAATCATTCGTGTCCTTACGAC CACGATCTGGTTTTGGAAAAATTATCAACAGAAATATTTTATCATCGATTCACAAAAATTCTTCCTTTTCCGGATGGAGACTACATGTTTCAAATGTACTGGTTCGCCTACGATATAAATAGGGCAGTGTTTCAGATATATTTTACAAAGGAAGGATAA
- the LOC108126616 gene encoding uncharacterized protein, translating into MKTSLLFINILLAFHLAKVVKPAVEFRNIICTSLDKTFSDFEYCFLKSINRTYKYFSLKVNLFKVPVTKVKVNFALYKRFNGYKPFLYNMTLDACKFQQNPKGNPVALYFYEFIIEVSNMNHSCPYDHDLVLEKLTTEQISHRLTTILPFPEGDYMFQMYWFAYGINRARFQIFLSKDK; encoded by the exons ATGAAAACTTCGTTacttttcataaatattttgttggccTTTCATTTGGCCAAAGTG GTTAAGCCCGCGGTTGAATTCAGAAATATTATCTGCACATCACTGGATAAGACATTCTCAGACTTTGAATATTGTTTTTTGAAATCGATAAACAGGACATACAAATACTTTTCCTTAAAGGTTAATCTGTTCAAAGTTCCAGTCACAAAGGTCAag GTTAATTTCGCACTCTACAAACGATTTAATGGCTACAAGCCCTTCCTCTACAATATGACCCTAGACGCTTGTAAGTTTCAACAAAATCCAAAGGGTAATCCTGTGGCACTTTATTTTTACGAGTTTATAATTGAGGTATCCAACATGAATCACTCGTGTCCCTACGAT CACGATTTGGTTTTGGAAAAGTTAACAACAGAACAGATTAGTCATCGTCTCACAACAATACTTCCGTTTCCGGAGGGAGACTACATGTTTCAAATGTACTGGTTTGCTTACGGAATAAATCGTGCAAGGTTTCAgatatttttatcaaaagacaaatga
- the LOC108126617 gene encoding uncharacterized protein isoform X2 → MPEVEFKNIICTSLDKTFSDFEYCFLKSINRTYKYFSLKVNLFKVPITKVKINLGLYKRLNGYKPFLYNVTLDACKFLKNKKSQPVALYFYEFFRSFSNMNHSCPYDHDLVLEKLSTEIFYHRFTKILPFPDGDYMFQMYWFAYDINRAVFQIYFTKEG, encoded by the exons ATGCCTGAGGTGGAGTTTAAGAACATAATCTGCACTTCCCTGGATAAgacattttctgattttgaatATTGTTTTCTGAAATCGATAAACAGAACTTACAAATACTTTTCCCTAAAAGTCAATCTCTTCAAAGTTCCAATCACCAAAGTTAAG ATCAACTTGGGACTGTACAAGCGATTAAATGGGTATAAGCCCTTCCTCTACAATGTGACATTGGACGCCTGTAAAtttctcaaaaataaaaaatcccaACCTGTGGCTCTATATTTTTATGAGTTCTTCAGGAGTTTCTCCAACATGAATCATTCGTGTCCTTACGAC CACGATCTGGTTTTGGAAAAATTATCAACAGAAATATTTTATCATCGATTCACAAAAATTCTTCCTTTTCCGGATGGAGACTACATGTTTCAAATGTACTGGTTCGCCTACGATATAAATAGGGCAGTGTTTCAGATATATTTTACAAAGGAAGGATAA